The genomic region CCCGTTGTTCCAGCGACAGGTGAGGTTGTAGCAGGTGGCGTAAAAGAACAGACTAAACAGTCGTTAGAAAATCTCATGGCTATTTTAAATAACCAAGGACTTACGGCGGAAAATGTGATCAAGACAACTGTTTTTATTAAGGATATGAATGATTTTGGAAAAATTAACGCGATTTATGGTCAGTATTTTATGAAAGATGCACCTGCGCGGGCTTGCGTAGAAGTTGCTAGATTACCTAAAGATGTACTTGTCGAAATTGAAGCGGTCGCAGTCTTATCATAAAAACACGTATTAAAATGATACAAATGTCTTCATTTGATAGGAAAAAAATTTCTTATTAATCATCAGAATGAGATTATTTGATGCTTGTGTGTTTCATCACAAGCAATATAATCTCATTCTGAATTTTTTTGTTTTATAGCAGGGATAGGCTGTTCAGACTTGAACTATAACAGTAAATAAAAGGAAAAAAATATGATCCGAAGTCATTTCTAAAAAACATAATTGATGTTAGGTCTGACAAGTATAGGAGGATCACAATGTATGATTTACATAATATTCAGGCCACTGTTCAACAGACAGCTGAAGCTATTGCTGAAGTGTTAAAAATTGAAGTCGAAATTGCTGATGAAAAACTAGTGAGAGTGGCAGGCACAGGACAGTGCGCCGACAAATGCGGGCAGAGGATGGATGAAGGTTTTGTTTATCATCATGTCCTCACATCAGGTGAGGCCATGATAATTGATCATCCGGGATTTCATCCGCTTTGTAAGCCTTGTCGGTATTACCAGAATTGCTCGGAAAAAGCGGAAGTAGCCATGCCGATAAAAGTGGACGAACAGATTATTGGCATTATTGGTTTAATCTGTTTCGACGCTGAACAAGGGCGGCGTCTGATGAGCCAGACCGATTCGCTGCTTCGATTTCTTGGCAAGATGGCTGAGCTAGTTGCCGGGAAAATTGTGGAGAATTATCAAAAACGACAACAAGAAGTTGTGATGAATGAATTAATGACGATACTCAATTTGTTGCATGATGGCATTTTGGTGGTAAATGAAGAACAGCTCGTAAATAACATGAATAAATCAGCCTTAAAAATGCTCAATATTTCAGAGAAAATACCTTTCCATCTGGATCATATCATCGAATGTCAACGTATTTGGAAGGGAATTCTAAAAAATGGCTGTTTCTCCGGACAAATTAGTCCGAAAAAAGGGCATAGTCAACTATTTTGCGATGCTGTCGCAATTAAAACCATGGGAAATTTGGAAGGCGCCGTGATTATGCTGAAAGATTTTCAGCAGGTGCAGAAGCTTGTCAAGGAAGCGACAGTAAGTGGAATTGCTACGGAATTCCCCCAAATTATTGGGGAAAGTTCGAAGATGAGGGAGCTGAAAGAGGTCGCGCAGCGGGTGGCACCAAGCAATGCTACGCTGATTATTGAGGGAGCCAGCGGTACAGGCAAGGAATTGTTTGCACGAGCCATTCATCAGAGCAGTAACCGCAAAAATTACGCATTTATT from Pelorhabdus rhamnosifermentans harbors:
- a CDS encoding RidA family protein translates to MKAIVNTDKAPSAIGPYSQAVKAGGFLFVSGQIPVVPATGEVVAGGVKEQTKQSLENLMAILNNQGLTAENVIKTTVFIKDMNDFGKINAIYGQYFMKDAPARACVEVARLPKDVLVEIEAVAVLS
- a CDS encoding sigma-54-dependent Fis family transcriptional regulator gives rise to the protein MYDLHNIQATVQQTAEAIAEVLKIEVEIADEKLVRVAGTGQCADKCGQRMDEGFVYHHVLTSGEAMIIDHPGFHPLCKPCRYYQNCSEKAEVAMPIKVDEQIIGIIGLICFDAEQGRRLMSQTDSLLRFLGKMAELVAGKIVENYQKRQQEVVMNELMTILNLLHDGILVVNEEQLVNNMNKSALKMLNISEKIPFHLDHIIECQRIWKGILKNGCFSGQISPKKGHSQLFCDAVAIKTMGNLEGAVIMLKDFQQVQKLVKEATVSGIATEFPQIIGESSKMRELKEVAQRVAPSNATLIIEGASGTGKELFARAIHQSSNRKNYAFIAINCGAIPENLLESELFGYEEGAFTGAQRGGKLGKFELAHKGTIFLDEIGDMPLHLQVKLLRVLQERCVERVGGSRLIPIDVRVIAATHQNLEKLVVTGEFREDLYYRLHVIPLMIPPLCERKDDIPLLAQSFLNHYCRLLGKAVLSMTPDVYDCLKKYTWPGNVRELGNVIEYVSTMAVGDVVTLDMLPRRIGNPMPLHNKIQSLKIVDLEREAITKALAIASEMGHKDEAAKLLGISRATLYRKIREYHVVEIKKFD